One part of the Odontesthes bonariensis isolate fOdoBon6 chromosome 13, fOdoBon6.hap1, whole genome shotgun sequence genome encodes these proteins:
- the LOC142397775 gene encoding uncharacterized protein LOC142397775 codes for MAVFRCQGRGVHLLPLEIRHQRKHRRQSIAEIQIVSFKQGNMDSVRSAFHAQLATVMDSLLAAAVCEIAKIFESSLCEQQAELAQKTEELSILKCKLEKAERRQKAKAGGAEEGEMSSGDREGNVRQQSLTASEPVEGLSQGLSKLKEEVLGQNGASIKHEYAASQSTLESVTGQDQEGSLAAGDQRQVDGMSATQAKPKMSNWDQSSRSADPRPLEDQASTPFLSISQTGRCSPRPDPSLMQPGEWLPGLDTIRGGVSGLENLQADGTGCSAPASSSSTGTEPSRFRPGFGSDEASNEDDDTSFPFLDQEPENQNSMQGLSVRQRGGQQDHPRESSGDLSWRTRDSRGVRSPINHTQRVTNFGNRNPLRPQSNSHLLTLRHTNTLGHPPAPSGGNVRPYTCPYCTKSFTYPSHQRRHLLRHTGVRLHPCQFCDKSFLTPSELTVHTRTHTGERPFGCAQCGKRFARSGNLRAHQRDVHMGKRPFACTECGKRFAHRGNLRVHNHRVHQGDPYFMDDQPEPDVDQNPV; via the exons ATGGCAGTATTTAGATGTCAGGGCAGAGGAGTCCATCTGCTACCTCTGGAGATCAGGCATCAAAGAAAACACCGGCGTCAGTCAATCGCAGAAATTCAAATTGTGTCATTTAAACAAGGGAACATGGACTCTGTGAGGAGTGCTTTCCACGCTCAGCTGGCCACCGTCATGGACTCGCTACTGGCAGCCGCCGTGTGCGAGATCGCCAAGATTTTTGAGAGCAGCCTTTGCGAACAGCAGGCGGAGCTGGCGCAGAAGACGGAGGAGCTCTCCATCCTCAAGTGTAAGCTGGAGAAAGCCGAGAGGAGGCAGAAAGCGAAAGCTGGAGGGGCCGAAGAAGGGGAGATGTCATCAGGAGACAGAGAGGGCAACGTGAGGCAACAGAGCCTGACAGCATCAG AACCAGTGGAGGGACTCAGCCAGGGCCTCAGCAAGCTGAAAGAGGAGGTCCTGGGTCAGAACGGAGCTTCTATCAAACATGAG TATGCTGCATCACAGTCTACACTGGAGTCTGTCACAGGCCAAGACCAAGAGGGAAGCCTCGCTGCTGGAGACCAGAGGCAGGTTGACGGCATGTCTGCTACCCAAGCAAAACCCAAAA TGTCTAATTGGGATCAGAGCAGTCGCAGTGCAGACCCCAGACCCCTCGAGGATCAAGCCTCTACCCCTTTTCTATCCATCTCCCAGACTGGACGTTGCTCCCCCAGACCTGATCCCAGCTTAATGCAACCAGGAGAGTGGTTACCAGGGCTGGATACCATCCGAGGTGGGGTGTCGGGTTTGGAGAACCTTCAGGCTGATGGCACCGGCTGCTCAGCTCCCgctagcagcagcagcaccggcACAGAGCCATCCCGCTTCCGACCGGGTTTTGGATCAGACGAGGCCAGCAACGAAGATGACGATACCTCTTTCCCTTTCTTGGACCAGGAGCCTGAGAACCAGAACTCCATGCAGGGTCTGAGTGTGAGACAGAGGGGAGGTCAGCAGGATCATCCCCGGGAGTCCTCTGGCGATTTGTCGTGGCGAACCAGGGACAGCAGAGGTGTCAGAAGCCCCATCAATCACACTCAGCGGGTCACTAATTTTGGCAACAGAAACCCTCTAAGACCACAGTCAAACTCCCATTTGCTCACTCTACGGCACACAAACACTCTTGGCCACCCTCCAGCTCCGAGTGGAGGAAATGTACGACCCTACACCTGCCCATACTGCACCAAGTCTTTCACTTACCCCTCCCATCAGCGCAGGCACCTGTTACGCCACACGGGAGTCAGACTACATCCCTGCCAGTTTTGTGACAAGAGCTTCCTAACTCCGTCTGAGCTCACTGTGCACACTCGGACTCACACAGGGGAGCGGCCTTTTGGCTGCGCTCAGTGCGGTAAACGTTTCGCCCGCAGCGGCAACTTGAGAGCCCACCAACGGGACGTTCACATGGGGAAGAGGCCCTTTGCTTGCACAGAGTGCGGAAAGAGATTTGCCCACAGGGGGAACCTGAGGGTGC
- the LOC142397773 gene encoding uncharacterized protein LOC142397773 encodes MMSDQMMRRLKVHLTTTMDSVLRTAVFEVMKIFQNALCDHQMEMAMKEEEVAQLKIKLQTAELKLKDLPSECPGRVKINQTQTEPEVVLDAPGPTSEVSEIEHEVPEDWCAPLGCELVTNEDEDVCPSIRLRAFSIPLWHTPIRNHEVHDSDNNLQSTSRGKRSRRISALNERGKLPASVQEGPHGPIRSDVKVLLQGIKRQNSDQNALEGFGKRQKRVNVTAKEPENTEKPKEDQIKSTAGKSKSPEAKRVENAKKMKCRVCKKGFYTKSGREEHERFHKTCRGCKEVFRYYTLCKLHKRRCDKYLLKISPRKEKSSPAPCKDVNEESLLHSPGNDGERATIKYGCTYCNRKFDLSSKLAEHVSHAHEKPLKQASILSKSSHEEESAPAPCKDANEESLLHSPGNDGERATIKYGCTYCNRKFDLSSKLAEHVSHAHEKPLKQASILSKSSHEEESAPAPCKDANEESLLHSPGNDGEKATIKYGCTYCNRKFDLSSNLEKHIVRFHEKPFICSMCPMKFHLSRALCMHMTRKHNTKLKNSVDVNADLEWTKPLEDINGKDSVSPSKDPAKI; translated from the exons ATGATGTCGGACCAAATGATGAGACGTCTCAAGGTCCACCTGACCACAACGATGGACTCAGTCTTAAGGACAGCTGTGTTTGAAGTCATGAAGATATTCCAAAACGCCCTGTGCGATCATCAAATGGAGATGGCAATGAAAGAAGAAGAGGTTGCTCAACTTAAGATAAAGCTTCAGACAGCCGAGCTAAAGCTGAAAGACCTTCCGTCGGAGTGTCCCGGAAGAGTAAAGATAAACCAAACTCAGACAGAGCCTGAAGTTGTTCTGGATGCACCGGGACCGACTTCTGAAGTGTCTGAGATTGAGCATGAAG TGCCTGAAGACTGGTGCGCTCCACTGGGCTGCGAGCTGGTGACCAACGAGGATGAAGACGTGTGCCCCAGCATAAGACTGCGCGCATTTTCCATTCCTCTGTGGCACACTCCAATTCGTAATCACGAG GTGCACGATTCTGACAACAACCTCCAGAGTACCAGTCGGGGCAAAAGATCCAGGAGAA TTTCTGCTTTAAATGAGAGGGGGAAATTGCCAGCCAGCGTACAGGAAGGTCCACACGGACCAATAAGGAGTGACGTGAAAGTATTGCTTCAAGGCATAAAACGGCAAAACTCTGACCAAAACGCTTTGGAAGGCTttggaaaaagacagaaaagggtAAATGTAACTGCAAAAGAGccagaaaatacagaaaagcCCAAAGAAGATCAGATAAAAAGTACAGCAGGCAAGTCCAAATCTCCTGAAGCAAAGAGGGTGGAAAATGCCAAGAAAATGAAATGTAGGGTTTGTAAGAAGGGCTTTTATACAAAATCAGGACGAGAAGAGCACGAACGTTTCCACAAAACATGCCGAGGTTGCAAAGAAGTCTTCCGTTATTATACGCTTTGCAAGTTGCATAAACGGCGTTGCGACAAATACTTACTTAAGATATCCCCCCGCAAAGAAAAAAGTTCACCTGCCCCATGCAAAGACGTAAACGAAGAATCCCTACTTCATTCCCCCGGCAACGACGGCGAAAGAGCCACCATAAAGTACGGCTGCACATACTGCAACCGCAAGTTTGATTTGAGCTCGAAACTCGCAGAGCATGTGAGTCATGCTCACGAAAAGCCGTTAAAACAAGCCTCCATCCTTTCAAAATCCTCCCATGAAGAAGAAAGTGCACCCGCCCCGTGCAAAGACGCAAATGAAGAATCCCTACTTCATTCCCCCGGCAACGACGGCGAAAGAGCCACCATAAAGTACGGCTGCACATACTGCAACCGCAAGTTTGATTTGAGCTCGAAACTCGCAGAGCATGTGAGTCATGCTCACGAAAAGCCGTTAAAACAAGCCTCCATCCTTTCAAAATCCTCCCATGAAGAAGAAAGTGCACCCGCCCCGTGCAAAGACGCAAATGAAGAATCCCTACTTCATTCCCCCGGCAACGACGGCGAAAAAGCCACCATAAAGTACGGCTGCACATACTGCAACCGCAAGTTTGATTTGAGCTCAAACCTCGAAAAGCATATCGTTCGTTTTCACGAAAAGCCGTTCATTTGCAGCATGTGCCCCATGAAATTCCACCTCAGTCGGGCACTCTGCATGCACATGACaagaaaacacaacacaaaactCAAGAATTCAGTTGACGTGAATGCGGACCTTGAATGGACCAAGCCCTTAGAGGACATCAACGGAAAGGATTCAGTCTCTCCCAGCAAAGACCCTGCAAAAATTTAG
- the mif gene encoding macrophage migration inhibitory factor, with protein sequence MPMFVVNTNVAKSDVPAALLSEASDELAKAMGKPAQYIAVHINPDQMMMFGGKGDPCALCSLHSIGKISGAHNKQYAKLLCGLLNKHLGISPDRIYVNFVDMDAANVAWNNTTFG encoded by the exons ATGCCGATGTTTGTGGTGAACACCAACGTGGCCAAAAGCGACGTGCCGGCGGCTCTGCTGTCCGAGGCCTCAGACGAGTTGGCCAAAGCAATGGGCAAACCTGCGCAG TACATTGCTGTGCATATCAACCCTGACCAAATGATGATGTTTGGAGGAAAGGGAGACCCCTGCGCACTCTGCTCCCTCCACAGCATCGGCAAGATCAGCGGCGCTCACAACAAGCAATACGCAAAACTCCTGTGTGGACTGCTCAACAAACACCTGGGCATCTCTCCTGACAG GATTTATGTTAACTTTGTAGACATGGATGCAGCCAATGTGGCCTGGAACAACACTACGTTTGGCTGA
- the LOC142397774 gene encoding uncharacterized protein LOC142397774 isoform X2, with protein sequence MMEESVTTFETHLTAVMDSLIRASVCEITKLFQETVNDYLVELSLNRKENDALKLRLKLTEGKLRTERKYGMGWAANRRSAGLEGETGGRQKRKVDTARGKSKKGPAAAHRKGWPGGVWEEGGGGGGGGGGNGGALGLVAGAGGRGEKEAREMYVVQLPRDEEGEMVEDEEGEGILGGEGEEIANIKEEFAQTEGYQPASLRLIKEALKMDPPNQNLHTVSRAHSEDLSDRPPTLHPGQREEEDWEVGSAEPTDGGMTMDELRGLESALRAERGREQAAITASQCHSEVVQGSESSPAPKYIGLDGMEQEGELEPQPPTLQREDQIVKSRVKDAVRAGGLGAVELKLGWSKKLREGDTAAVTPGEDAVEQAESEQLPHLSAPGSVGESGGEEESSGDLLHFCPQCGGGFTSEAELEEHPCPLGGAHLPSSGAEDSVYPCAHCGNTFSHAWALKNHECACAAERPHCCEICGKRFTHSRSLERHHLVHTGEKPHRCPQCGRSFSRLGNLERHLRIHTGERPYGCEACGKRFSRVEYLKRHQLIHNTEKATLQCASCGRGFSDVEELKDHQCF encoded by the exons ATGATGGAGGAATCGGTGACCACGTTTGAGACGCATCTGACGGCCGTCATGGACAGCCTGATCCGAGCCTCGGTCTGTGAGATCACCAAACTCTTCCAGGAGACGGTGAACGACTACCTGGTGGAGCTGTCCCTGAACAGGAAGGAGAACGACGCTCTGAAACTGCGGCTGAAGCTCACTGAGGGCAAGCTGCGGACCGAGCGCAAGTACGGGATGGGCTGGGCGGCCAACCGCCGCAGCGCCGGATTGGAGGGGGAGACTGGAGGGAGGCAGAAACGAAAAGTTGACACGGCCC GAGGCAAATCGAAAAAGGGCCCGGCAGCAGCCCACCGTAAAGGCTGGCCTGGAGGTGTgtgggaggaaggaggaggaggaggtggggggggaGGAGGAAATGGAGGAGCTCTGGGCTTGGTAGCAGGAGCGGGAGGACGAGGGGAGAAGGAGGCAAGAGAGATGTACGTCGTCCAGCTCCCTCGGGATGAAGAGGGAGAGATGGTGGAGGACGAGGAAGGGGAGGGCATCCTCGGCGGTGAGGGGGAGGAGATCGCCAACATCAAAGAGGAG TTTGCTCAAACAGAGGGCTATCAGCCTGCCTCTCTGCGGCTAATCAAGGAGGCTTTGAAGATGGATCCGCCCAACCAGAACCTCCACACTGTCTCCAGAGCACACAGTGAAG ACCTGTCAGATCGGCCCCCGACTCTTCATCCCGGGCAGAGAGAAGAGGAAGACTGGGAGGTGGGCTCTGCAGAACCAACAGATGGGGGGATGACCATGGATGAGCTGCGGGGTCTGGAGTCTGCGCTGAGAGCCGAGAGAGGCCGTGAGCAGGCAGCCATTACGGCTTCACAGTGTCACTCAGAGGTGGTGCAAGGGAGCGAGAGCAGCCCGGCCCCGAAGTACATCGGTCTTGATGGAATGGAGCAGGAAGGAGAGCTGGAGCCTCAGCCACCCACTCTGCAGAGAGAGGACCAGATAGTGAAAAGCAGGGTGAAGGACGCGGTCAGGGCTGGAGGGCTTGGAGCAGTGGAGCTGAAGTTAGGCTGGTCGAAGAAGCTGAGAGAGGGCGACACGGCTGCGGTCACGCCTGGAGAGGATGCAGTGGAGCAGGCGGAGTCAGAGCAGCTGCCCCACCTGTCAGCTCCAGGGAGTGTTGGGGAGAGCGGAGGGGAAGAGGAGAGCAGTGGGGATCTGCTCCACTTCTGCCCTCAGTGTGGAGGAGGCTTCACTTCAGAAGCCGAGCTGGAGGAGCACCCCTGCCCACTAGGTGGCGCCCACCTACCGAGCAGCGGAGCAGAGGACAGCGTCTATCCCTGTGCCCACTGCGGCAACACGTTCAGTCACGCCTGGGCTCTGAAGAACCACGAGTGTGCCTGCGCTGCCGAGCGGCCGCACTGCTGCGAGATCTGCGGGAAGCGCTTCACGCACTCGCGGTCGCTGGAGCGCCATCATCTGGTGCACACGGGCGAGAAGCCGCACCGCTGCCCGCAGTGTGGACGCAGCTTCAGTCGCCTTGGCAACTTGGAACGGCACCTGCGGATTCACACGGGCGAACGTCCATACGGGTGCGAAGCGTGTGGGAAACGCTTCAGTCGTGTGGAGTACTTAAAGAGACACCAGCTGATACACAACACTGAAAAGGCAACACTCCAGTGCGCCAGCTGTGGGCGGGGCTTCAGCGACGTGGAGGAGCTGAAGGACCACCAGTGCTTTTAA
- the LOC142397774 gene encoding uncharacterized protein LOC142397774 isoform X1, protein MMEESVTTFETHLTAVMDSLIRASVCEITKLFQETVNDYLVELSLNRKENDALKLRLKLTEGKLRTERKYGMGWAANRRSAGLEGETGGRQKRKVDTARGKSKKGPAAAHRKGWPGGVWEEGGGGGGGGGGNGGALGLVAGAGGRGEKEAREMYVVQLPRDEEGEMVEDEEGEGILGGEGEEIANIKEEFAQTEGYQPASLRLIKEALKMDPPNQNLHTVSRAHSEADLSDRPPTLHPGQREEEDWEVGSAEPTDGGMTMDELRGLESALRAERGREQAAITASQCHSEVVQGSESSPAPKYIGLDGMEQEGELEPQPPTLQREDQIVKSRVKDAVRAGGLGAVELKLGWSKKLREGDTAAVTPGEDAVEQAESEQLPHLSAPGSVGESGGEEESSGDLLHFCPQCGGGFTSEAELEEHPCPLGGAHLPSSGAEDSVYPCAHCGNTFSHAWALKNHECACAAERPHCCEICGKRFTHSRSLERHHLVHTGEKPHRCPQCGRSFSRLGNLERHLRIHTGERPYGCEACGKRFSRVEYLKRHQLIHNTEKATLQCASCGRGFSDVEELKDHQCF, encoded by the exons ATGATGGAGGAATCGGTGACCACGTTTGAGACGCATCTGACGGCCGTCATGGACAGCCTGATCCGAGCCTCGGTCTGTGAGATCACCAAACTCTTCCAGGAGACGGTGAACGACTACCTGGTGGAGCTGTCCCTGAACAGGAAGGAGAACGACGCTCTGAAACTGCGGCTGAAGCTCACTGAGGGCAAGCTGCGGACCGAGCGCAAGTACGGGATGGGCTGGGCGGCCAACCGCCGCAGCGCCGGATTGGAGGGGGAGACTGGAGGGAGGCAGAAACGAAAAGTTGACACGGCCC GAGGCAAATCGAAAAAGGGCCCGGCAGCAGCCCACCGTAAAGGCTGGCCTGGAGGTGTgtgggaggaaggaggaggaggaggtggggggggaGGAGGAAATGGAGGAGCTCTGGGCTTGGTAGCAGGAGCGGGAGGACGAGGGGAGAAGGAGGCAAGAGAGATGTACGTCGTCCAGCTCCCTCGGGATGAAGAGGGAGAGATGGTGGAGGACGAGGAAGGGGAGGGCATCCTCGGCGGTGAGGGGGAGGAGATCGCCAACATCAAAGAGGAG TTTGCTCAAACAGAGGGCTATCAGCCTGCCTCTCTGCGGCTAATCAAGGAGGCTTTGAAGATGGATCCGCCCAACCAGAACCTCCACACTGTCTCCAGAGCACACAGTGAAG CAGACCTGTCAGATCGGCCCCCGACTCTTCATCCCGGGCAGAGAGAAGAGGAAGACTGGGAGGTGGGCTCTGCAGAACCAACAGATGGGGGGATGACCATGGATGAGCTGCGGGGTCTGGAGTCTGCGCTGAGAGCCGAGAGAGGCCGTGAGCAGGCAGCCATTACGGCTTCACAGTGTCACTCAGAGGTGGTGCAAGGGAGCGAGAGCAGCCCGGCCCCGAAGTACATCGGTCTTGATGGAATGGAGCAGGAAGGAGAGCTGGAGCCTCAGCCACCCACTCTGCAGAGAGAGGACCAGATAGTGAAAAGCAGGGTGAAGGACGCGGTCAGGGCTGGAGGGCTTGGAGCAGTGGAGCTGAAGTTAGGCTGGTCGAAGAAGCTGAGAGAGGGCGACACGGCTGCGGTCACGCCTGGAGAGGATGCAGTGGAGCAGGCGGAGTCAGAGCAGCTGCCCCACCTGTCAGCTCCAGGGAGTGTTGGGGAGAGCGGAGGGGAAGAGGAGAGCAGTGGGGATCTGCTCCACTTCTGCCCTCAGTGTGGAGGAGGCTTCACTTCAGAAGCCGAGCTGGAGGAGCACCCCTGCCCACTAGGTGGCGCCCACCTACCGAGCAGCGGAGCAGAGGACAGCGTCTATCCCTGTGCCCACTGCGGCAACACGTTCAGTCACGCCTGGGCTCTGAAGAACCACGAGTGTGCCTGCGCTGCCGAGCGGCCGCACTGCTGCGAGATCTGCGGGAAGCGCTTCACGCACTCGCGGTCGCTGGAGCGCCATCATCTGGTGCACACGGGCGAGAAGCCGCACCGCTGCCCGCAGTGTGGACGCAGCTTCAGTCGCCTTGGCAACTTGGAACGGCACCTGCGGATTCACACGGGCGAACGTCCATACGGGTGCGAAGCGTGTGGGAAACGCTTCAGTCGTGTGGAGTACTTAAAGAGACACCAGCTGATACACAACACTGAAAAGGCAACACTCCAGTGCGCCAGCTGTGGGCGGGGCTTCAGCGACGTGGAGGAGCTGAAGGACCACCAGTGCTTTTAA
- the LOC142397156 gene encoding endonuclease domain-containing 1 protein-like encodes MLQFCTAALLLLLSGFGNLVMGEISDNNFSKCKQFFYKNTPPEGITGKEYVPICQFYKREYHFATLYNKQHYVPLYSAYKVSAGRGRRLDYWMYEPQLEDKDGQPDMEEITKKLNNQADNEDYKNSGYTKGHLNPKMHQGSQKQIDATFTLTNAVPQHFDSNTKTWVQYERKVLDIYNKNCKPEMYVITGAINYFEKINKVSVPEYMWSAYCCPSFTPSDDNEFATYAVMGRNNANSGPDVVNKEGYDVEEMTLEKLENNLQKFLNTKVTLFSQQCKG; translated from the exons atgCTTCAGTTCTGCACTGCAGCTCTGCTGCTTCTTCTATCAGGGTTTGGTAACCTGGTCATGGGAGAGATCAGTGACAACAACTTCTCTAAATGCAAGCAATTCTTCTACAAGAATACACCACCAGAAGGCATCACTGGAAAAGAGTATGTGCCCATATGCCAGTTCTACAAAAGAGAATACCATTTTGCCACCCTTTACAATAAGCAGCACTATGTGCCACTATACTCTGCTTACAAAGTCAGCGCTGGTAGAGGTAGGCGCTTGGACTATTGGATGTATGAACCGCAG TTGGAGGACAAAGACGGCCAACCGGATATggaagaaattacaaaaaaattgaACAATCAGGCAGATAATGAAGACTACAAAAACTCCGGCTACACGAAGGGTCATCTCAACCCTAAAATGCACCAAGGATCACAGAAACAAATAGATGCCACCTTCACTTTAACAAATGCTGTTCCACAGCATTTTGACTCCAATACTAAAACCTGGGTGCAATATGAGAGGAAAGTGTTggatatatataataaaaactgCAAACCAGAGATGTATGTGATCACCGGAGCCATTAATTATTTTGAGAAAATCAACAAGGTGTCTGTACCCGAGTATATGTGGTCTGCTTACTGCTGCCCATCCTTTACACCCTCTGATGATAACGAATTTGCCACATACGCTGTAATGGGAAGAAATAATGCAAACAGTGGACCTGACGTGGTGAATAAAGAAGGTTATGATGTCGAGGAGATGACTTTAGAAAAACTAGAAAATAACTTGCAAAAGTTCCTGAACACCAAAGTCACTCTGTTTTCTCAGCAGTGTAAAGGGTAA
- the LOC142397778 gene encoding endonuclease domain-containing 1 protein-like yields MFRRSSLQCSIRALLLLIPWFSCLVVGEVSHNFSQCQEFFYNRTPPRGITAAGYQPICQRYKNQYHFASLYHRQHRAPLFSAYLLSPPDGKRPKTPWMCEPQLAFSHASPEMRQFNTPPDQNVMESQAVTQDYSNSSFTKGHLNPSMHQKTIEGRKATFTLTNIVPQRAGSNSGPWSILENAMLRKFKAFCNGSMYLITGVMPYQSEARWINNRVSVPEYMWSAYCCPLFRSDLPESERLFFPTFAAVGRNDRNSGEEIVPVNVKARAATRGYDVRRMPLETLEGILAQRLAMPISLFDGNCRK; encoded by the exons ATGTTTCGAAGGAGCTCCCTGCAATGCTCCATCAGAGCTCTGTTGCTCCTCATACCCTGGTTTAGTTGCCTGGTTGTTGGAGAGGTCAGCCATAACTTCTCCCAGTGCCAGGAATTCTTCTACAACAGAACTCCACCGAGAGGAATAACTGCAGCAGGATACCAGCCCATATGCCAGCGCTACAAAAACCAGTACCACTTTGCCAGCCTGTATCACCGTCAGCATCGTGCTCCTCTGTTTTCTGCGTATTTACTAAGTCCTCCAGATGGGAAACGACCCAAAACCCCTTGGATGTGTGAACCACAG ttggCATTTTCCCATGCCAGCCCAGAGATGAGACAGTTCAACACACCTCCTGACCAGAATGTGATGGAAAGCCAGGCGGTAACTCAGGACTACAGCAACTCCAGCTTCACCAAAGGCCATCTTAATCCCAGTATGCACCAGAAGACAATCGAGGGCCGAAAAGCCACGTTCACCCTGACAAACATTGTTCCGCAGCGGGCTGGTTCCAACTCTGGCCCCTGGAGCATTCTGGAGAATGCGATGTTGAGAAAATTCAAGGCCTTCTGCAATGGGTCCATGTATCTGATCACAGGGGTCATGCCTTACCAGTCTGAGGCGCGCTGGATCAATAACAGGGTGTCTGTTCCTGAGTACATGTGGTCTGCGTACTGCTGCCCATTATTCAGGTCTGACCTCCCAGAGTCCGAGAGGCTGTTTTTCCCCACGTTTGCTGCGGTGGGAAGAAATGACCGCAACAGCGGAGAGGAGATTGTGCCTGTTAATGTCAAGGCGAGGGCAGCGACACGGGGCTATGATGTGAGGCGGATGCCTTTAGAGACCTTGGAGGGTATCCTGGCACAAAGGCTGGCCATGCCCATCAGTCTGTTTGATGGAAACTGCCGTAAATGA